DNA sequence from the Pempheris klunzingeri isolate RE-2024b chromosome 9, fPemKlu1.hap1, whole genome shotgun sequence genome:
ttctACTACAGAAAACATGGCGGAAAATATGGATTACGCTTTTTAAACCCAGCTCCACAGGGGTTGGGAGGTTGGAGTTTTATACTGTATTTGACAACAGCTCTCCTACTGACCAGTGGAGGATCGGTCGGCAGAAAATGCCAGACAGGAAAGTGGTCCGTCTAAGTGACTGCCTCAGCGTGACCCCTGCTCCTAAGGAGTCTTGCCCGACTGGGTGCACAGCCTTCTACTTAAACACCACTCAGTGCACCTACACGCTGGCCTCCACAACAAGCCAGGACTGGCTGAGTGCCCTCTGCCTTCTAGCCTTCCAGGTATCACACATCTCTCCATTTGACCTTTCTCTTTTTATATCAGGAGCAGTATTGTCATTTGGAAAAAGTGTTGATAAACCTTATCTACGATCACTATATAGATAGCACAATGGGGAAGTTAATACAGTATCTGGAACTTTCTGTCACTTCACTTCTCTAATTCTCCTGCTTGCATAAGCTCTGCTCTTTCTTGCATCTTACCTCTTTGAAGTCATAAAACTGATAAGAGGGTGGAGTTCGCTCcgtataatgtttaccatgccACCGTGTTTACAGAAGGATCCTGGAGAATCAGACAAAGGGGGTTTCGAGGGAGGAAATAGCCTGACCATGGAGGACAATGACCTTTACTCATCTTGGATAACTGGTAATTCTCGCCAATCTTCAGTCAACAAGCAAAAATAATTTCAGTTAAGTGAGTGTCAGCTGAAGTGGTTCTCATCAGAAACAGTTACCAGGTGGTTAACTTAATATATTTGGGAAGGTGCCATTGCTAAAGGACAGATACATAATTCTGAGGGTGAGGGGGTCAGAAATGGGGTAGGATATTGTCATGTTATTACTGGTGCTCTCACGTTTGGTTTTACCTCCAAATAACCATTTAATCTGGACAAACTATTAGCTTTTTCACCATTGTCTGactaacagtgttttttttgtttttttttaccagttttAGTCGAGCTGCAGCGTTCCCATATTGGCAATTAACCTGTAAAGTACAAAGTTGTCATAACTAATAGAAATAACTGCACAAATTAGACCCAAGTTGTGAGAAAGTGGAATTATCTTTTAATAAGCTTGTGCGAGTAAAGCAAGcagtgagctttagatgttATAGCATCATAAATTCAAGACATCAGCAGAAAACTTGAATATGTGTGAGCAGACGCTACAGTCACTAATTTATTCAAACATGAACGCCAGAATGTATTAGCGTCAGCAAGCTGTGGCTTACacaaatttatttctttttatttcctaATGGATTACACTTCTCCTGAAAAATCGAGGCAGCCTGGTCACATGGAGAGATTAGCAGAATGCAAATCAGCCCGTTTCTGTATGAGAATGTATTTGTTGTACGTTTAGGCAGCGCCGGCGTATTTCTGCTCAGACCACATATGGAAAACTTGCTTTCCGTGTGCAGTGGTGCTGCACTAAACTCAGCGTGCTGTGATGTTTTAAGTGGCAAATACTTTCCCGTCTTCTCATATTTAGGTCTTACCCTTCCGCCAAACCAGTACCAAGTGACTGTCCAGAGCACGGAGGCATCCAGGAGGTGCCAGTTGGCTGGTGACTATCTGGTCTCCCCTGAACAAGAGGCTATGATACTGCTAGCCATCAGCACTGGTCACATCATCTGTCGCTGGCCGTACAGGCTCCTACGCAAATTTGGACAGGTTGAGGTAAAGCACAAAGATTTATCCATACTGCATCACCATGGCTATGATTCAGCTCAGATCATTCACAtgtctttaaaggaatagttggacATTTTGGAAAGCAGGTTTAATGGCTTTCTTGGCCAGAGatagatgagaagatggataCCCATCTCATGTGCGAGAGCGGTATTGATCATCTCATCAAACTCACAAGCAAGAACACAAATGAGCATGTTTCTCAAAACAGTTATGGTTGGTTATTAATGGGTGTGATTGCAGGGTGGATTCAGCATTGAAGCAGGCCGTCGCTGTGAGTCAGGAGAAGGAGTGTTCGTCTTCCTGTCCAAGTGGGGTCCCCAGATCTTCCAGGCTATATTAAAGCAGTGCTCTGTGGAGAGTAAGTCCTCCTTCCAGCCACTCAGCGCCCACAGAAGATCCTTATCCGATCAGTCTCCTGTTATGCTCCCAACCACGACCAACCAGCCGTCTGCTCCCCCCATCTACAACCCTGCAGATGTTTCTGCTGACCCAGAGGACGAGTCTGCCGACCACTACTCTACTATTAATGTCTCTGTACCAAATGTGACGCAGCCATCTCTAGTGAAACCATACCTCTCTAACAGCAAGGAGGCTgtgggagaggagagtgaggatgAGAGTGGACGCTGTCATTCTCTGGATGCTTTACACCTGGATAGTGTCATGGATGAAACCATTTATTACAACCTAAGCAGAGCCACGCCTCCCATGACCAGAAAAGATCGGTTCACAGCTGAGACAGACGATTCAGAGTGCGTCTATTCAGATGTGAAAAAAGTTCATTTTCCCTTAAATCCCCAGATGCAGCCCTTCTTGCCATCCATCCCTCCGCCTGTTCCTCCGCCCTCTCCCTGCAACATGCCCAAGTCCCGATTCCAGCGTCAGCCCCCTGCCAATAACTGCATCCTGCCAGGGTACATTGCACATGCACAGGCAGTGGACGACgtgaaagagatggaggaggccaACGGCTCCTCTGCCCATGTTACCCCCACAGAGGCCCCTGGCAGTTTTAAACACAGGCTGGCAGAAATCATTTCCAAGGACCTGGCAAAGTTCCAGCCACCTCTTCCCTCCGGATCGGGCAGCCCCACATTTTCTCAGTAGGCTATTAGTTAACAGACAGACTAGAAGGAGCAGTTTTAACCATGATAAACTGTCATAAAGCATAATTAGTTTCTTAATGTCTCTGAAATCCCCTCCGCTGGGAACATTAGGCTTCAGGACTTGGCTTACAGATGTTTGTATGTTAACCTGCTGTGGTGGAAAGCaacaaaatgcattaaagtACTGTACTTATTTGCAATTTTAAAGCATTTGAGAGAAAGTATGAGTATTGAAATTTGTTACTGTACTTATACTGAACTACATCCCAGAGGTAGATATTATACTTCTTGTACTTATCTTAACAGCAACTCTGCAAAGTCAGATTATCAATACAAATATGATCAACTAAGATCATATTGTATGATGTCTGATGTATGATGTATGATGTAGTGTGTAAAGTTAAAATTAGTCCCAACCCTACCAGCTGTAACATTAGTGATGCTTACACATGCATCAATAACTAGAATCcaatattacaatatatattataatatatatcattattCTGAGATGATTCATTCTACATACTTTcacttttggtactttaagtatattttcaTGCTGATACTTTCACACTAGTATGTAAAACTTTAAAGCAGGGCTTTAAATCATACAGAGATCATACAGAGTATGCAGCACATGTATCAGCTGTTGTGTAGCAATATTGAAATATTAAGAATccaagtttgtgtttttgaagtgtAACTTACTCAGCACatgacaaacaaaaatgaaatacacaaaatCAACTTAAATGCACACTTGTGTCGTaagtatatctttattatagtAAAACAATCGTCATAAAATACCCCAAAGCTATacataaatatcaaaataattgtttttaatttagacAAATGTCACTAATGACACTGGAAATGTCTTTAGTGATGGTTCAAGCCATAAAGTGCATTAAAAAGGCCTGTGGGAGTTCACCATGGCCTtaggaagtaaaaaaaaaaaaaacatctcacaaGGCGTTTTtgagttttacctgttttttCCGTTTGGCAGTGCAACACCTAAGCTAATCAAACTGACAGGAGAACCTGTAGGACTATCTCACATGATCAACATCTCTATATTTGGTTCTCCTGGTTTCCCCTAGAAGAACAGACACTGCAGTGTAAACAGGGAGAAGTCActggttttctgttttctgtcactgtctccCAGCGTGACTCTCCTCCATGTCACTGAGGTGCGATGATTCTCCATCGCTGCTGTTGGAGGAGGCTGATTTATTTGACCCGAAGTCAGATGTAGATCCAAGTATTATAAGGTGGCCGACGGAGGCGGAGGAGTCCCGCTGTTCTCCGGTCAGTGGGTTCGGGGACTGCGCAGTGGCTCCAGGCCTGAGAGAGTGAATCAGACCCCTCATGGAGCTCTTGTCCGCTGAGCCCGGGCGCGGACTCCTGCACTCCGGGTGAACCACACCGGCCAGGAGCTCCGACAGCTCAGTAATGTAAATCTGCGCCATTTGGAGGGTGTCATACTTGGACAGCTTCCTCTCGTTCTCCAGGGAGGGGATCACGCTCCTCAGCTCGTCAAACGCTTTGTTGAGGCCGTGcatccttctcctctctctggcgTTGGCTGCGACGCGCCTGTGCTTCTGGGGCCCAAAGTGGCTCGCCTTGCCTCCCTCTGATGCCTTGTCAGAGTCCGTCTCTGTGCTCCCCGTGGCGGACACGCTGTCAGGTAGTTTACTAATGTTGGTTAGTTTGTCCAGTGAGAGGCCCGAGTCGGCAGCTCCGTGCGCGTCCCTCCTGGAGAACGCAtggagagaagcagaggagatCCAAGCCTTGGAGCTGATGTGGGCCACGCTGCGCTGCTGCGGCAGGGTGAAGTCCTCTGGGTAGTCTGGCCAGCCTGAGAGCTCTACTTTCGCAGTCATCACTGTAAAGGCCTGTGGTCGTGCACGGCAGGgaaaggtcacacacacaagacttGTGGCTGGTGCCCCTCGTCTCTGGAGTCGTTTTGCACCGCGCCAGCAATTTATAAGGCCTCCCTGCTCCGACACATCTGACAGCCCTGCCCTGCAGCCTCGGGAGGCAGCAGCCAATCGCACAGTGTCCTCTGACCCTGTCAAGGAACAATTAGACAAAGCTCGACTTTTTTTCTCCTATTGTGCATTGTAACTCAATCACGACCTTGTTATTGTGCTCACGCAGAGGGGAGCCGAAAGTATTAATCATTTAATAGCGTGGCTTATATGTTTGAAAAGGAACGTTTTTATCTCATAAGACACTTTGCAGACCCTCATCAGTAAAGTGTCCCAGAAAGTAACAAAacacttattttacatttattggTAAATGAAACAAAGTTGTGTTTGCAACTTTTTTGTAACCCAAAGTTTATTCTGGTACATTTTCTGATGGGTATTACGACTCTTAAAGGTCTTAATACCGATTATAAAGGTTTTATCTAAAAAGTTAAGCTCGTCAGACATCGTACTTCCATCGCTTCTCCAAGTCCAAGCAAAAATAcatctgtgatttttttctcaTGAGCAAAGGAACTGACTCCTTCACTGGGTCTGACTGTGGAGAGATCTGGCAGCACTGAGGTTTGTTCTCAAACAGTAAAAAGTGGACAATCTTTGGCGGATTATTTGCAGAAGAATAATAAAACGAGCAGGTGGAAGGCAAGACATGAGACACACCTGTCCCCAGCAGAGACATGATAACAGCTACGTTGTCCGAAGGCAATTTAGGAATCATTTAGCAGGAAGCAGGTTCAAAACATGCACGTGTAATAAAGCAAAAAGTATTATTACTGCTCTTATTCTGATCATCaccattgttattattactattattgttgtTCGATCAAGATTCGGTGTCCTAAGCGAGACCAAATCAAGTCAGATAAATTAATTTGGATTGGTCACGTGGCCCTTGTGCCTATCAGCTGTTGTCCCCTGGCACCCTGGACAAGCTACACACCTCTGTCACAACCAGTGTCACCCACGTCTCCCATATGCCGCAGCTCCGCGTTCACACCGCCACTGTGACGGGAGAGCTAATCACTCATTAGGTCATCAATTACAGGAGAGGAGCCTCTCCAGCACCAACGCAGACCTGTCCGATGGGAGCTCTGGGATGCTGACATGATGTAGACTTGGACAAATTT
Encoded proteins:
- the dok3 gene encoding docking protein 3, yielding MEVIFKEGTLYLQGVKFGKKTWRKIWITLFKPSSTGVGRLEFYTVFDNSSPTDQWRIGRQKMPDRKVVRLSDCLSVTPAPKESCPTGCTAFYLNTTQCTYTLASTTSQDWLSALCLLAFQKDPGESDKGGFEGGNSLTMEDNDLYSSWITGLTLPPNQYQVTVQSTEASRRCQLAGDYLVSPEQEAMILLAISTGHIICRWPYRLLRKFGQVEGGFSIEAGRRCESGEGVFVFLSKWGPQIFQAILKQCSVESKSSFQPLSAHRRSLSDQSPVMLPTTTNQPSAPPIYNPADVSADPEDESADHYSTINVSVPNVTQPSLVKPYLSNSKEAVGEESEDESGRCHSLDALHLDSVMDETIYYNLSRATPPMTRKDRFTAETDDSECVYSDVKKVHFPLNPQMQPFLPSIPPPVPPPSPCNMPKSRFQRQPPANNCILPGYIAHAQAVDDVKEMEEANGSSAHVTPTEAPGSFKHRLAEIISKDLAKFQPPLPSGSGSPTFSQ
- the atoh1b gene encoding protein atonal homolog 1b; the encoded protein is MTAKVELSGWPDYPEDFTLPQQRSVAHISSKAWISSASLHAFSRRDAHGAADSGLSLDKLTNISKLPDSVSATGSTETDSDKASEGGKASHFGPQKHRRVAANARERRRMHGLNKAFDELRSVIPSLENERKLSKYDTLQMAQIYITELSELLAGVVHPECRSPRPGSADKSSMRGLIHSLRPGATAQSPNPLTGEQRDSSASVGHLIILGSTSDFGSNKSASSNSSDGESSHLSDMEESHAGRQ